The Metallosphaera hakonensis JCM 8857 = DSM 7519 genome includes the window TATCTGGTATGGTAACGAGGACTGACATTTTGAAATCTATCGCTGGTCTCGAGGGATTATGGTCCATATAAAGGAAAAATGCGGAATAATATGGAACAATAGATTAATAGAAATTAAAAATATCTCTTCTGGCAGCCATGATTTTTTGATGGATCCGGAACAATTTTATAGATACATAGATGGAATACAGGCTATAGTTCACTCGCATACCGAGCTCTGTTCGCCTAGCGAGGAAGATCTAGAGAATATGAAAGTGTGGAGGATTCCTTGGATAATAGCTTCAAAGAGTTGTATCGCGGCATATTTAGTTACTGACGTTGGTGTAACTCAAATCAGCATTGATCCCCTTTTCCTTGAGGAATTGAAGGACTTTGTCATGCATCTTCCTTAGAAACTCCCTTTTATCACTGGCCAATACAACATCGCTGTATTCTTTCGCAAGTATATGATGAGCGAATGGACTTGGAACATTATTGGGCCCAATAACCTGTACCTTGATATGTCCATTCACGATCTTGTCTAGTATAATCATAGCGTTTCGAATGTCCATGTAATCCTCCAGGATTTCCCTCAACGTTTCCGTTAAAACAGGGAATCCAGGCATATCTCTTACTACGTTCATCAATACTTCTGAGTTAATTTGTCTTCTATCAACGCTAGTTTCTCTTCCCTTATACCTCTTGAGTAACATTAATGAGCGTTCCGCAGTATGCCTGAATCTTCGTTTCACCATTTCTGTTCTTAAAACAACGTCGCTTAGTATCTCATACAACTTACTGGGCTCCATCTCTTTCAAAGCCTTCTCAATGTCATAGTCAACCTTTTCTCCTATTGTTAGTACGAATCCGTTATCTGTTATTGATGTTCTCACGTCCATGTTTAGATCCCTCCCAATTTTCCAAGCTACTGCTCTTGACAATGCGTCTAAAGCCCTTCTGCCAAAAAGCGCGTGGAATATGAAGTTCCTTCTGTTTTCTTCGTCATCGAATATTTCGATAAGTAAATTTCTATCATCTGGAACTTTCTGGTCTGTAAAATAATACTCTTCGAGGATATAAGTGTATATCGATCTGGCTGCAGACTTAGATATGTCCAATGTATCCTCTATATATCTTACGATATCATCCCCGGACATTCCTTCCTTTATCATGGTGGCTATCTTTCCTCTAAAGGAGGATATTTCCATTGCTGACTCTATTGCTAATGGTAACATTTCGGAAAACCAACTGGGAACAGTAGGTCTCTGTCCTTCAGCAGATTTTACCAAGACACGATTTCCCTTGGACGTGATAAACTCGTATGTCTTTCCTCCAAGTATAAATATATCTCCTGGGGATAATATCTCTACAAATTCTTCCTCCAAATTTCCCACATACCTTTTTCCCTCAGTAAAAACTGGAATTAGTGATTCCTCTGGTATAGTTCCACTATTCATGTAAAATATCATTCTGGCCCCGCGTTTAGGTCTTAGTCCTTTATCACCTAATCTAAGCTTTGGATAAACGTTCTTGGAATCTAGACCGTATTTACCAAGTAAGTAGTTTACAACCGAATCAAATTCGTCTCTAGTTAGTTCCGAAAAGGTATATGATCGTCTTATTACCGAATATAGTTCATCAATACTTGGCTCGGTCATAAGAGACGATGCCAAAATTACCTGAACTAAGACGTCCAGCGGTTTCTTAGGTATATGCACGTTATCTATTTTCTTTTCCCTGGCAAGTTTAGTAAGCACGGAACATTCCAGGAGATCATCCCTATCTACAACTATCACTCTGCCTTTACTGACCTGTCTAATATGATGTCCTGCACGTCCTATCCTTTGTAGAAGTCTGCTCACGCTTTTAGGGCTACTAAGCAGAAGAACAACGTCAATGTAACCTATATCTATCCCTAGTTCTAGGCTCGTGGAAGAGACCACTACCTTGAGCTCCCCGCTTTTGAGCTTGTTTTCAATTTCTAACCTTACATCTCTACTTAAACTACTATGATGTGCCCCTATTAAGTCGGCATCGAATAATTTTTCATCTTCCACAATTTTCCTAATTTTATATGAAACTCTCTCAGCGGCACTTCTTGTATTTGTAAAGACTAAGGTAGTCCTATGTTTCTTAATTTCTTCGATTATTGTTCTGTATATTCCTCTATTTACATCCTCCTCTGAGGAATGAATCAAATCGCGTACTGGTGTAATTACCTTAAGGTCCATACTCTTTAGGAACCTAGCGTCCACAATCTTGCAGCTCCTATCCCCCACAAGGAACTTCGCGACTTCCTCTAGAGGCGATATTGTAGCACTTAATCCAATCCTAACTGGCGGTTTATTACTTAAAAAAGAGTCAAACAACTCCAGGAAACTTGACAGATACGCCCCTCTTTTGCTCCCGGCCAACTCGTGTATTTCGTCGACTACAATCCATTTTACATCCTTAAGTCTTTGGCTAAATTTAGGCGATACTAGAGATATTGCAAAAGACTCTGGAGTGGTGATTAGTATATGAGGAGGTTTTTTAAGCATTTTTTGCTTCTCATAAGGGGAAGTATCACTGGTTCTAACCCCTACTCTAACCTCCTGAGATAATTTTACTCTAGCTTTTAGTTCTTCCAACGGAATAAATAGATTTTTATGCATATCGTTGTTTAAAGCTCTCAATGGAGAGATATATACTGCGTAAACCTTATCCTCAAGTTCGTTTCTTTCAGCTAATTCCAATAATGAATCAAGAATCCCAATAAAGGCCGCCATTGTCTTTCCACTGCCCGTTGGACTAGAAATAAGCACATTTTCTCCTGCTTTTATTGTAGGAACGGAGGCTTTTTGGGGTGGAGTAAAACTTCCATATTTCTGTTTAAACCATTGAGCTACGTAAGGTCTTAAAAGACCAAAGACTTGCTCGTCATCCAACGGTACAGCCTGAGAAATCATTCGAGAGCTATCACATATACCTGGAAAAAAAGTTAAGTTCTAAACCTCTCTTTTGAAGGTAGCTACAGTGAAGATATATCCCATGGAATAGTAAAGGAGCCACAATCCTGTAATCCAGGCTGAGTGAACTAGGTATATCAAAGCAGAAACCAGGAAAACTATTCCAAAGGCAGCAATTGGATATCCTATTGTAGTTTGTACTTTGACTCCCTTTGGAGTAACTACGTACTTTCTATGTTCTCTCAAACCTGAGATCAGTCCTATCAATATGAACGGCGAGATAGCTACTGTGTAAGAGGAGATCTTGCCAAGTGATCTCAGTGCCTCAATCAGCTTGAATCCTTGCTTTAAGGCGTTCTTTACGAAGTTATATCCATAAATTGAAAGTGAAACCATCCAGAGGAAAATAACAGGAGTTCTTAAGTAATCAGGTACCCCGTAAATTACACCTGCGAATGAAAATATGGCAAGAGCGAGAGCAGCAAGGAAAGTTAAAGCTATAGGTACATATTGTAAAAGGAAAATTAATATATCAATTTTCTGCTTTATGGTTAAACTCTTGCTCATAATATCTTTAAATCGCCTTGTCAGCACCTCAATGCTACCCATTGCCCATCGAGTTTGCTGAACGTAGAAGGAAACGAGGTTATCCGGCACTTCGACGTAAACAGGGGAAGTAGAAGAGCAAATTCTCTTTCCACTCCTTAGCAATCTGGCTCCAATTTCAAGGTCATCCTGTACCATGGATGGGTCCCACGGGCCCACGTTCTCTATTGCTTCTCTCTTAAACATTGTGCCACATCCCACTGGAAAAATCCTTAAGCCTACTTTATCTCTCCCATTCAATAGCGCTCTGTCAGCTATGGCAGTAGAAATCATAACACCTTTGGCTAGAGTGGAATGATTGTTATTGGAGTATCCTATCCAACTTAAAGTAACGGCGTCACAACCCAATGCTCTTAAATGATTAAATGCCTTTATCAATGAATTCTCCTCCAGTTTTGCGTCTACGTCTAACGTTAATATTAGATCGCCTTTAGAAAGAGAATAGCCGTAAGCTAGTGCACCACTCTTATAACCTATTTTTTTCTCTCTTCTTACAATTTTTACGTCGAGTCCTTCAGGTATTTTTAAATTGTGCACTAGATTATTGAAATAATCTTCCGAATCATCAGATATGACTATTACTTCCAATCTGTTCTTATCCCATTTAATTGAAGATAAATTGCTAAGGAGGCTTTGCAGGGTTTCTTGCTTTTCTCCTTTGATTGGAACAAGAATAGATAAGTTTGGAAGATTCGAGTCATATAATGGTTCTAAGCTGTCATCAAATTTCATCCCGTTTCTGAAAAGGATATATTGGTAGATTAAAAGCAGGCTGGGTATTACAAATATTAGTACAGCTAGGATGGCCTGAGCCAGTAAATTCATTGCAATCTCACTCTCTCCTTTTGGATAATAAAATCATATAGATGTCTACTGCTTTTGGGTGGGAGTCTTTTTCCCTTGCTTGCAATCTTGAGTATGATCTCCTTGTCAAGGCTAGGAGGTCTAAGACCTTCAGCAGGGTTTCTATCAATAGATATTCCGAGCTTTCTAAGCATTTGTTCTATCCACTCAAGCTTCCAATATGTTTCAAATACAGAATTTGAACATATTCTGATTTTCTCAATTGTGGCACATACACCACCATCAGATTCCACGGACTGTAAGAAAGCTCTTACAGCCTTAGTCAAAGAGAATCGCCTATACCATATCTCCACGTTCACTCTTGGACTCAGATAACGAATCATATACGCTGGGATTTTTCTATAACCTAGCATAATTATTGCTTCCCTTCTATGATGTCCATCAATCACTAAATAAGAATCCTCATCCACAATAATCGGGATAACTGATTTAGTTTCCCTTATCGATATTATGGTATCGTTGATTTTGTTTCTCAATATGTCTTCGTGTGGTTTTAGATCCCTAGGATCTACGTAGTCCAGCGTAATATCTGCAGCAGTCATTTATACTACAGGAATTACATTTTGGGTTTATTGCTTTACAAGTTTTCCTCCCATGAGTAATAAGAATGAGATGAGCCTCGAGCAAGTCAGACCCAAGACTCTCTTTCCAAAATTCACTGACTTTATCATATCCTCCTTTGATTCCCAGCCTTTCTGATACTCTTAAGATATGAGTATCAACGGGAAACACTCTGTAACCCTTGCATGTAAGCATTACTACGTCAGCTGTCTTCTTACCTATTCCTGGTAATTCAACCAATCTCTGCCTAGACTCTATCTGGTCTAGATCAAGTAAATTTTCTAGATCACCACCATATTGTTCCATTATCAACGTTGAAACCGTTTTTATGATCTTTGCTTTGTTGTTGTAAAGTCCAATTGATTTTATGCAATTCTTGATTTTGTCTATTTCTGCTGAACTTAATTTATCAGGCGTGACTCCAACTTCGCGTTCAAGTTCTTCATATGCCCTCTTCGCTCCCTTATCAGTTGTGTTCTGGGTCAGTATAGTAGCAATAAGCACCTTGAATGGGTCCCTAGTTTTATACCAGACCTCTAAAGCTAAGAACTCTGAAGGCTCCACTTTGTAGGTTTGTTTGAGTTTTTTGATTATATATCCTGGGTCGCAGCCTGACTCACTCATGAGTCATGTAGGGGCAATTGGCTTAAAAGTAATTTCAGAGAAAATCACCTTTGATGTACGAACTAAAGGTAATTCTTGAGGCAGTTTCGGATGGTGCATTAAACCCAGGAGAAGTAGTAATTAAAACAGGCTTACCTAGATATGAAGTCTTGGCGTTATTTCATGTTCTGGAAGGAATAGGGCTTGTGGAACCCATCTATTCTAAGGGTTCCCATAAGGTCTATCAGCTCACAGATAAGGGCAAAACTGTTCTAGAGGGTCTACAGAAAGGAGAAATACTAGAGGTAAAAACAAGGTCTCAAGCTTTGGAAGCGTAAAAAATGAAAACAGGGTTTCTAGCGATGAAGGATCTATGTTTTCCTAATTTCTCAGCCTTGCTTACAGTTACCTGGATAACATCGTAGTTTCCAAATGTAACTTCCAAGGCTCTAGAAGCTCTGGTTAAAGTGTCTAGAGAGAACGCATTAATGACTATTACTCCATCTCTTTTAATTAGGTCATAGGCTAAAGTTATGGTTTCTTCCACGTGTTCGCTTCCCCCGATAAATATAGAATCAAAAACAACTGACCTGGATGCAAACCAGGGCGATAGGGCCTGGATATA containing:
- a CDS encoding ATP-dependent helicase — protein: MSQAVPLDDEQVFGLLRPYVAQWFKQKYGSFTPPQKASVPTIKAGENVLISSPTGSGKTMAAFIGILDSLLELAERNELEDKVYAVYISPLRALNNDMHKNLFIPLEELKARVKLSQEVRVGVRTSDTSPYEKQKMLKKPPHILITTPESFAISLVSPKFSQRLKDVKWIVVDEIHELAGSKRGAYLSSFLELFDSFLSNKPPVRIGLSATISPLEEVAKFLVGDRSCKIVDARFLKSMDLKVITPVRDLIHSSEEDVNRGIYRTIIEEIKKHRTTLVFTNTRSAAERVSYKIRKIVEDEKLFDADLIGAHHSSLSRDVRLEIENKLKSGELKVVVSSTSLELGIDIGYIDVVLLLSSPKSVSRLLQRIGRAGHHIRQVSKGRVIVVDRDDLLECSVLTKLAREKKIDNVHIPKKPLDVLVQVILASSLMTEPSIDELYSVIRRSYTFSELTRDEFDSVVNYLLGKYGLDSKNVYPKLRLGDKGLRPKRGARMIFYMNSGTIPEESLIPVFTEGKRYVGNLEEEFVEILSPGDIFILGGKTYEFITSKGNRVLVKSAEGQRPTVPSWFSEMLPLAIESAMEISSFRGKIATMIKEGMSGDDIVRYIEDTLDISKSAARSIYTYILEEYYFTDQKVPDDRNLLIEIFDDEENRRNFIFHALFGRRALDALSRAVAWKIGRDLNMDVRTSITDNGFVLTIGEKVDYDIEKALKEMEPSKLYEILSDVVLRTEMVKRRFRHTAERSLMLLKRYKGRETSVDRRQINSEVLMNVVRDMPGFPVLTETLREILEDYMDIRNAMIILDKIVNGHIKVQVIGPNNVPSPFAHHILAKEYSDVVLASDKREFLRKMHDKVLQFLKEKGINADLSYTNVSN
- a CDS encoding glycosyltransferase; the encoded protein is MNLLAQAILAVLIFVIPSLLLIYQYILFRNGMKFDDSLEPLYDSNLPNLSILVPIKGEKQETLQSLLSNLSSIKWDKNRLEVIVISDDSEDYFNNLVHNLKIPEGLDVKIVRREKKIGYKSGALAYGYSLSKGDLILTLDVDAKLEENSLIKAFNHLRALGCDAVTLSWIGYSNNNHSTLAKGVMISTAIADRALLNGRDKVGLRIFPVGCGTMFKREAIENVGPWDPSMVQDDLEIGARLLRSGKRICSSTSPVYVEVPDNLVSFYVQQTRWAMGSIEVLTRRFKDIMSKSLTIKQKIDILIFLLQYVPIALTFLAALALAIFSFAGVIYGVPDYLRTPVIFLWMVSLSIYGYNFVKNALKQGFKLIEALRSLGKISSYTVAISPFILIGLISGLREHRKYVVTPKGVKVQTTIGYPIAAFGIVFLVSALIYLVHSAWITGLWLLYYSMGYIFTVATFKREV
- a CDS encoding ParB N-terminal domain-containing protein, yielding MTAADITLDYVDPRDLKPHEDILRNKINDTIISIRETKSVIPIIVDEDSYLVIDGHHRREAIIMLGYRKIPAYMIRYLSPRVNVEIWYRRFSLTKAVRAFLQSVESDGGVCATIEKIRICSNSVFETYWKLEWIEQMLRKLGISIDRNPAEGLRPPSLDKEIILKIASKGKRLPPKSSRHLYDFIIQKERVRLQ
- a CDS encoding endonuclease III domain-containing protein; this encodes MSESGCDPGYIIKKLKQTYKVEPSEFLALEVWYKTRDPFKVLIATILTQNTTDKGAKRAYEELEREVGVTPDKLSSAEIDKIKNCIKSIGLYNNKAKIIKTVSTLIMEQYGGDLENLLDLDQIESRQRLVELPGIGKKTADVVMLTCKGYRVFPVDTHILRVSERLGIKGGYDKVSEFWKESLGSDLLEAHLILITHGRKTCKAINPKCNSCSINDCCRYYAGLRRS
- a CDS encoding precorrin-6B methylase, coding for MFPLFDDKLFECDIPGPTKQEIRAIVLSKMKIFPGCRILEVGTGTGAVTSDLERLGCYVISLDQNEYITDAPGRKFTRYADYIQALSPWFASRSVVFDSIFIGGSEHVEETITLAYDLIKRDGVIVINAFSLDTLTRASRALEVTFGNYDVIQVTVSKAEKLGKHRSFIARNPVFIFYASKA